One Pectobacterium colocasium DNA segment encodes these proteins:
- a CDS encoding DUF3461 family protein, translated as MYDNLKSLGITNPDDIDRYSLRQEANNDILKIYFRKDKGEFFAKSVKFKYPRQRKTIVADNSGQGYKEINEISPNLRYVIDELDKICQQEQVEVDLKRKILDDLRHLESVVSNKITEIEADLEKLTKSR; from the coding sequence ATGTATGACAATCTAAAAAGCCTGGGCATTACCAATCCCGATGATATCGATCGCTATAGCCTACGTCAGGAAGCGAACAACGACATCCTGAAGATCTATTTCCGTAAAGATAAGGGCGAGTTTTTCGCTAAAAGCGTGAAGTTCAAATACCCACGCCAGCGTAAGACCATCGTGGCCGACAACTCAGGACAGGGCTATAAAGAGATCAACGAGATCAGCCCCAATCTGCGCTATGTGATTGATGAATTAGACAAGATCTGCCAGCAGGAACAGGTTGAAGTCGATCTGAAACGCAAAATTCTCGACGATCTACGTCATCTGGAAAGTGTTGTGTCCAACAAGATTACCGAAATCGAAGCGGATTTAGAGAAGCTGACCAAGAGTCGCTAA
- the dapD gene encoding 2,3,4,5-tetrahydropyridine-2,6-dicarboxylate N-succinyltransferase gives MHQQLQNIIETAFERRAEITPANADTVTREAVNQAISLLDSGALRVAEKIDGQWVTHQWLKKAVLLSFRINDNQLIEGGETRFFDKVPMKFADYDEARFQREGVRVAPPASVRRGAYIARNTVLMPSYVNIGAYVDEGTMVDTWVTVGSCAQIGKNVHLSGGVGIGGVLEPLQANPTIIEDNCFIGARSEVVEGVVVEEGSVISMGVFISQSTRIYDRETGEIHYGRVPAGSVVVSGNLPSKDGSHSLYCAIIVKKVDAKTRGKVGINELLRSID, from the coding sequence ATGCACCAACAACTACAGAACATCATTGAGACGGCTTTCGAGCGCCGCGCTGAAATCACTCCGGCAAATGCAGATACCGTTACGCGTGAAGCCGTCAATCAGGCTATCAGCCTGCTGGATAGCGGCGCCCTGCGCGTTGCAGAGAAAATCGACGGCCAATGGGTTACCCATCAGTGGCTGAAGAAAGCCGTGCTGCTCTCTTTCCGCATTAACGATAACCAACTTATCGAAGGTGGAGAAACACGCTTTTTCGACAAAGTGCCAATGAAATTCGCTGACTATGATGAAGCGCGTTTCCAGCGTGAAGGCGTGCGCGTTGCTCCACCAGCCAGCGTGCGTCGCGGTGCCTATATCGCACGTAATACCGTACTGATGCCATCTTACGTCAACATCGGCGCTTACGTTGATGAAGGCACCATGGTGGATACCTGGGTAACCGTCGGTTCTTGTGCTCAGATCGGTAAAAATGTTCACCTGTCCGGCGGCGTCGGCATCGGTGGTGTTCTGGAGCCGTTACAGGCGAACCCAACCATCATCGAAGATAACTGCTTCATCGGTGCGCGTTCTGAAGTCGTGGAAGGCGTTGTGGTTGAGGAAGGTTCCGTCATCTCTATGGGCGTGTTCATCAGCCAAAGCACGCGTATTTACGATCGTGAAACCGGTGAAATTCACTACGGTCGCGTACCCGCAGGCTCCGTTGTGGTTTCCGGCAACCTGCCGTCCAAAGACGGTAGCCACAGCCTGTACTGCGCCATCATCGTGAAGAAAGTGGATGCGAAAACCCGCGGTAAAGTGGGTATCAATGAGTTATTACGCTCTATCGACTAA
- a CDS encoding flavodoxin, which produces MAQIGIFVGTVYGNALLVAEEAENILRDRGHEVKVFEDATLESWLDYREHTVLVVTSTTGQGQLPDSIVPLYAALREKGGYQPALRYGVIALGDSSYPNFCAGGHLFDALLQEIGAKRLGDVLEIDAVEHPEPEVMSCPWVEGWADLVDAQ; this is translated from the coding sequence ATGGCGCAGATTGGTATTTTTGTCGGTACGGTCTACGGGAATGCATTGCTGGTGGCTGAAGAAGCCGAAAATATCCTCAGGGATCGTGGCCATGAGGTTAAGGTCTTTGAAGATGCCACGCTGGAATCTTGGCTGGATTACCGCGAGCATACGGTTTTAGTGGTCACGTCGACGACGGGACAAGGCCAACTGCCTGACTCTATTGTTCCGCTCTACGCCGCACTGCGTGAGAAAGGCGGTTACCAGCCCGCGCTGCGCTATGGGGTGATTGCGTTAGGCGATAGCAGCTATCCGAATTTCTGTGCAGGCGGCCATCTTTTCGATGCGCTGTTGCAGGAAATCGGTGCTAAGCGCCTGGGCGACGTGTTGGAAATTGATGCCGTCGAACATCCAGAACCGGAAGTGATGTCATGTCCGTGGGTTGAAGGATGGGCTGATTTGGTTGATGCGCAGTGA